The Streptomyces avermitilis MA-4680 = NBRC 14893 genome contains a region encoding:
- a CDS encoding class I SAM-dependent DNA methyltransferase, translating to MTETSHLHTTRTSYDAVAVDYDRLLRNHLAHLPFDRAMLGAFAERVVAEGGGPVGDLGCGPGRVTVHLKSLGLDAFGIDLSPEMVAVARQTYPELRFDVGSMTGLDLDDGSLAGALAWYSLVHTPQPELPPVFAEFHRVLAPGGHLLIAFKAGDECVHLEHAYGHDLSLDVYRFPPERISELLREAGFVEVARLVREADASWEKTPQAYLLARKPAQPRAPRPDTPEASTRDAAAS from the coding sequence ATGACCGAGACCTCTCACCTGCACACCACCCGGACGTCGTACGACGCCGTCGCAGTCGATTACGACAGGCTGCTCAGGAACCATCTGGCGCACCTGCCCTTCGACCGGGCCATGCTGGGAGCGTTCGCCGAGCGGGTGGTCGCCGAGGGCGGAGGGCCCGTCGGCGACCTGGGCTGCGGGCCCGGGCGGGTGACCGTCCATCTGAAGTCGCTCGGGCTGGATGCCTTCGGGATCGATCTGTCACCGGAGATGGTCGCGGTGGCCCGGCAGACCTACCCGGAACTGCGGTTCGACGTCGGGTCGATGACCGGACTCGACCTCGACGACGGCTCACTCGCCGGAGCCCTCGCCTGGTATTCGCTCGTCCACACCCCGCAGCCGGAACTGCCGCCTGTCTTCGCGGAGTTCCATCGGGTGCTCGCTCCCGGCGGACATCTCCTCATCGCCTTCAAGGCGGGCGACGAGTGCGTCCACCTGGAGCACGCCTACGGCCACGATCTGTCCCTGGACGTCTACCGCTTCCCGCCCGAGCGGATCTCCGAGTTGTTGCGCGAGGCCGGTTTCGTCGAGGTCGCCCGGCTGGTGCGGGAAGCCGACGCGAGCTGGGAGAAAACCCCACAGGCATACCTGCTGGCACGCAAGCCCGCCCAGCCGCGAGCCCCCCGGCCGGATACGCCAGAGGCCTCCACCCGAGACGCAGCGGCCTCCTGA
- a CDS encoding (2Fe-2S)-binding protein: protein MPSPVADAYARLTEAFPGLAVTELDPGEAAPEGDGWASAALLAAGGTGLDAFLAWDEAQVLRDYGQRGRPDVVAGFGLHRYAWPACLLITVPWFLGRRVPRLPVEHVTFQRTLGRMAIRVTEFACLPDDPAAGLPGARVVPDEQALRAEVRAAVTEHLEPVLGGFGPRMRRRGRALWGMATDEVAEGLWYVAHLLGEEERAVRELELLLPGATRPYVGSAAFRELTGPNGEALPTRDRASCCLFYTLRPEDTCLTCPRTCDTDRIARLTAVASPS, encoded by the coding sequence ATGCCCTCGCCCGTCGCGGATGCCTACGCAAGGCTGACCGAGGCCTTTCCCGGGCTGGCGGTCACGGAGCTCGACCCCGGGGAAGCGGCCCCCGAGGGCGACGGCTGGGCCTCCGCCGCCCTGCTCGCGGCGGGCGGGACCGGCCTCGACGCCTTCCTGGCCTGGGACGAGGCGCAGGTCCTGAGGGACTACGGACAGCGGGGGCGCCCGGACGTCGTGGCCGGCTTCGGACTGCACCGGTACGCCTGGCCGGCCTGTCTGCTGATCACCGTCCCGTGGTTCCTGGGGCGCCGGGTACCGCGCCTGCCTGTGGAGCACGTCACGTTCCAGCGCACCCTCGGCCGCATGGCGATACGGGTCACGGAGTTCGCCTGCCTGCCGGACGATCCGGCGGCCGGACTGCCCGGCGCCCGCGTCGTACCGGACGAGCAGGCCCTGCGGGCCGAGGTACGGGCGGCGGTCACGGAACATCTGGAGCCGGTCCTCGGGGGCTTCGGTCCGCGTATGCGGCGGCGCGGGCGTGCCCTGTGGGGCATGGCGACCGACGAGGTCGCCGAGGGGCTCTGGTACGTCGCCCACCTGCTCGGCGAGGAGGAGCGCGCCGTCCGGGAGCTGGAACTGCTGCTGCCGGGCGCGACCCGGCCGTACGTCGGCTCGGCCGCGTTCCGTGAGCTGACCGGACCGAACGGCGAGGCGCTGCCCACCCGCGACCGCGCGAGCTGCTGCCTCTTCTACACGCTGCGCCCCGAGGACACCTGCCTGACCTGCCCGCGCACCTGCGACACGGACCGGATCGCGCGACTCACGGCGGTCGCATCGCCAAGTTGA
- a CDS encoding GntR family transcriptional regulator — protein MHGSPGTGIPDMGKAAVRVPPQPRAAEVGRERDRERERDRERDRARDRERDRGAAAAGGSARGEHTHGEPPLPVAQAARPVVQRASVRGQVLDALRTALVAGELAPGEVYSAPVLGERFGVSATPVREAMQQLALEGAVEVVPNRGFRVVVRGARELAELAEIRGLIEVPVMLRLARTVSAGQWAELRPLAEASVRAASTGCRATYAETDRAFHRAVLALAGNEQLVRIADDLHRRAQWPLVGGPVSRGRADLLADAAEHTALLDALIAQDLVVVQSLVREHFAGG, from the coding sequence ATGCACGGTTCCCCCGGGACCGGAATTCCGGACATGGGCAAGGCGGCCGTTCGGGTGCCGCCGCAGCCACGGGCCGCCGAGGTGGGTCGCGAGCGCGACCGGGAACGCGAGCGAGACCGGGAACGTGACCGCGCCCGCGACCGGGAACGTGACCGGGGCGCCGCCGCGGCCGGTGGCTCGGCGCGCGGTGAGCACACCCACGGCGAGCCGCCCCTGCCCGTCGCCCAGGCCGCGCGGCCCGTCGTCCAGCGGGCCTCCGTCCGCGGCCAGGTCCTCGACGCCCTGCGCACCGCGCTGGTCGCGGGGGAACTGGCGCCGGGCGAGGTGTACTCGGCGCCCGTCCTCGGTGAGCGGTTCGGGGTGTCCGCGACGCCGGTGCGGGAGGCGATGCAGCAGCTCGCGCTCGAGGGTGCCGTCGAGGTCGTACCCAACCGCGGGTTCCGCGTCGTCGTGCGTGGGGCCCGCGAGCTGGCCGAACTCGCCGAGATCCGGGGACTGATCGAGGTCCCGGTGATGCTGCGGCTGGCCCGTACGGTGTCCGCGGGGCAGTGGGCCGAGCTGCGGCCGCTCGCCGAGGCGAGTGTGCGGGCCGCGTCCACCGGCTGTCGCGCGACGTACGCCGAGACCGACCGCGCCTTCCACCGGGCGGTACTCGCGCTCGCCGGCAACGAGCAGCTGGTGCGGATCGCGGACGACCTGCACCGCCGCGCCCAGTGGCCCCTCGTCGGCGGCCCGGTCTCGCGGGGCCGCGCCGACCTGCTCGCCGACGCCGCCGAGCACACGGCACTGCTGGACGCGCTGATCGCGCAGGACCTCGTCGTGGTGCAGTCCCTGGTGCGGGAGCACTTCGCGGGCGGGTAG
- a CDS encoding XdhC family protein, with protein sequence MLDIAEELHRWVERGRDFAVATVVAVGGSAPRQPGAALAVDADGTAIGSVSGGCVEGAVYELCRQALEDGETVLERFGYSDTDAFAVGLTCGGVIDILVTPVRAADPARPVYAAALAAAAHGEAAAVARIVTGPAELLGRALLVRPEGSYEGGFGAHPELDRTVAGEAGAFLDAGRTGTLETGEQGARCGAPLTVLVESSVPPPRMIVFGAIDFASALVRIGRFLNYHVTVCDARPVFATRTRFPEADDIVVEWPHTYLERTQVDGRTVLCVLTHDAKFDVPLLKLALRLPVAYVGAMGSRRTHLDRNDRLRAVGVTELELARLRSPIGLDLGARTPEETALSIAAEIVAGRRGGSGVSLTGAHTPIHHDAASSMAGRIGSVA encoded by the coding sequence ATGCTGGACATCGCCGAAGAGCTGCACCGGTGGGTCGAGCGGGGACGCGACTTCGCCGTGGCCACCGTGGTGGCCGTCGGCGGCAGCGCACCCCGCCAGCCCGGCGCCGCCCTCGCGGTGGACGCCGACGGCACGGCGATCGGCTCGGTCTCCGGCGGCTGCGTGGAGGGCGCCGTGTACGAGCTGTGCCGGCAGGCGCTCGAGGACGGCGAAACCGTCCTGGAGCGCTTCGGGTACAGCGACACGGACGCTTTCGCCGTCGGACTGACCTGCGGCGGCGTCATCGACATCCTCGTCACACCGGTCCGGGCGGCCGATCCCGCCCGGCCGGTGTACGCGGCCGCGCTGGCCGCCGCGGCGCACGGGGAGGCGGCGGCCGTGGCACGGATCGTCACCGGCCCCGCGGAGCTGCTGGGACGCGCGCTGCTGGTCCGCCCCGAAGGCTCGTACGAGGGCGGCTTCGGCGCCCACCCCGAACTGGACCGCACGGTGGCGGGGGAGGCCGGCGCCTTCCTGGACGCGGGCCGCACCGGCACGCTGGAGACGGGAGAGCAGGGCGCTCGCTGCGGAGCACCGCTCACGGTCCTCGTCGAATCCTCCGTCCCGCCACCGCGCATGATCGTCTTCGGTGCGATCGACTTCGCGTCGGCGCTGGTCCGCATCGGCAGGTTTCTGAACTACCACGTGACGGTGTGCGACGCCCGCCCCGTCTTCGCGACACGTACGCGCTTCCCGGAGGCCGACGATATCGTCGTCGAGTGGCCGCACACATACCTGGAGCGCACCCAGGTGGACGGCCGGACGGTCCTGTGCGTCCTGACCCACGACGCCAAGTTCGACGTACCGCTGCTGAAGCTGGCGCTGCGCCTCCCGGTCGCGTACGTCGGCGCGATGGGATCCCGCCGCACCCACCTGGACCGCAACGACCGCCTGCGCGCCGTCGGCGTCACGGAACTGGAACTGGCACGGCTGCGCTCGCCCATCGGCCTGGACCTCGGTGCCCGTACGCCGGAGGAGACCGCCCTGTCCATCGCCGCGGAGATCGTCGCGGGCCGTCGCGGCGGCAGCGGGGTCTCCCTGACCGGCGCCCACACCCCGATCCACCACGACGCCGCGTCGAGCATGGCGGGGCGGATCGGGTCGGTGGCCTGA
- a CDS encoding FAD binding domain-containing protein codes for MDFLRPASWEEALAAKAEHPTAVPIAGGTDVMVEINFDHRRPEYLLDLNRVGELSEWEVGEESVRLGASVPYTQIMESLRGELPGLALASHTVASPQIRNRGGVGGNLGTASPAGDAHPALLAAGAEVEVASVRGTRLIPIDDFYTGVKRNALAADELIRAVHIKKADGPQQYSKVGTRNAMVIAVCAFGLALHPETRTVRTGIGSAAPTPVRAKTAEEFLNAALEEGGFWDNGKIITPSVAKQFADLCSAACNPIDDVRGTASYRRHAVGIMARRTLTWTWETYRGADGRTHQKGSVA; via the coding sequence ATGGACTTCCTTCGCCCCGCCAGCTGGGAGGAGGCGCTCGCCGCGAAGGCCGAGCACCCCACCGCTGTGCCGATTGCGGGTGGCACCGATGTGATGGTCGAGATCAACTTCGACCACCGCCGGCCCGAGTACCTCCTCGATCTGAACCGCGTCGGCGAGCTGAGCGAGTGGGAGGTCGGCGAGGAGAGTGTGCGCCTTGGGGCCTCCGTCCCGTACACCCAGATCATGGAGAGCCTGCGCGGCGAGCTGCCCGGCCTGGCCCTGGCCTCCCACACCGTGGCCTCCCCGCAGATCCGCAACCGCGGCGGCGTCGGCGGCAATCTCGGCACCGCCTCCCCGGCCGGTGACGCCCACCCGGCCCTGCTCGCGGCGGGCGCCGAGGTCGAGGTCGCGTCCGTACGCGGCACGCGTCTGATCCCGATCGACGACTTCTACACCGGCGTGAAGCGCAACGCGCTGGCCGCCGACGAGCTCATCAGGGCCGTCCACATCAAGAAGGCCGACGGCCCGCAGCAGTACTCGAAGGTCGGCACCCGCAACGCCATGGTGATCGCGGTGTGCGCCTTCGGCCTGGCCCTGCACCCCGAGACCCGCACGGTCCGCACCGGCATCGGATCCGCCGCGCCCACCCCGGTGCGCGCCAAGACCGCCGAGGAGTTCCTGAACGCGGCGCTCGAGGAGGGCGGGTTCTGGGACAACGGAAAGATCATCACCCCCTCGGTCGCCAAGCAGTTCGCGGACCTGTGCTCCGCCGCCTGCAACCCGATCGACGACGTCCGGGGCACGGCGAGCTACCGCCGCCACGCGGTCGGCATCATGGCCCGCCGCACGCTGACCTGGACCTGGGAGACGTACCGCGGCGCTGACGGTCGGACACATCAGAAGGGGAGTGTCGCGTAA
- a CDS encoding NCS2 family permease translates to MTQQSVEPRSVADDAGAGTRVPAGRSWLDRYFHISRRGSTVAREVRGGVTTFMAMAYILLLNPLILSGKDAAGNTLGQQALITATAFAAACTTLLMGFAGRVPLALAAGLSVSGVLSSQVVPQMTWPQAMGMCVIYGVVIMLLVFTGLREMIMNAIPLALKHAITMGIGLFVALIGFYKAGFVHQGKATPVTLGPTGELAGWPVLLFAATLLLIFMLQARGVPGAILIGIVSGTVLAVVLNALGVIDPRQWASGAPELHGGAVSMPDFSIFGKVEFGGWDQVGAMTVGMIVFTLVLAGFFDAMATIIGVGTEAGLADDQGRMPGLSKALFIDGAGGAIGGVAGASGQTVFVESATGVGEGARTGLSSVVTGLFFAACLFFTPLTAIVPGEVAAAALVVIGAMMMMNARHVDWSDRGTAIPVFLTVVIMPFTYSITAGVAAGVLSYVAIKAAQRKAREIGAFMWGLTVIFLVYFALNPIESWLGVH, encoded by the coding sequence ATGACCCAGCAATCAGTGGAGCCCAGGAGCGTCGCCGACGACGCGGGTGCGGGAACCCGCGTCCCGGCCGGCCGGTCCTGGCTCGATCGGTACTTTCACATATCCCGGCGTGGCTCGACGGTCGCGCGCGAGGTGCGCGGTGGCGTCACCACCTTCATGGCGATGGCGTACATCCTGCTCCTCAACCCCCTGATCCTGTCCGGCAAGGACGCGGCGGGGAACACGCTCGGCCAGCAGGCCCTGATCACCGCGACCGCGTTTGCGGCGGCCTGCACCACGCTTCTGATGGGTTTCGCCGGCCGGGTGCCGCTCGCCCTGGCCGCCGGCCTCTCCGTCTCCGGTGTGCTCTCCTCGCAGGTCGTGCCCCAGATGACCTGGCCGCAGGCCATGGGCATGTGCGTGATCTACGGCGTCGTGATCATGCTCCTGGTGTTCACCGGCCTGCGCGAGATGATCATGAACGCGATCCCGCTGGCGCTGAAGCACGCGATCACCATGGGTATCGGCCTGTTCGTCGCGCTGATCGGCTTCTACAAGGCCGGCTTCGTGCACCAGGGCAAGGCGACCCCGGTCACCCTCGGCCCGACCGGTGAACTCGCCGGCTGGCCGGTCCTGCTCTTCGCCGCGACCCTGCTTCTCATCTTCATGCTCCAGGCCCGGGGCGTGCCCGGCGCCATCCTCATCGGCATCGTCTCCGGCACGGTCCTCGCCGTCGTCCTGAACGCCCTCGGCGTCATCGACCCCAGGCAGTGGGCGAGCGGCGCACCCGAACTGCACGGCGGCGCGGTCTCGATGCCCGACTTCTCGATCTTCGGCAAGGTCGAGTTCGGGGGCTGGGACCAGGTCGGCGCGATGACGGTCGGCATGATCGTCTTCACCCTGGTCCTCGCCGGCTTCTTCGACGCGATGGCCACCATCATCGGCGTCGGCACCGAGGCCGGGCTCGCCGACGACCAGGGCCGGATGCCGGGCCTGTCCAAGGCGCTGTTCATCGACGGCGCGGGCGGTGCGATCGGCGGCGTCGCGGGCGCCTCCGGCCAGACGGTCTTCGTCGAGTCCGCGACCGGGGTCGGCGAGGGCGCCCGTACCGGCCTCTCGTCCGTGGTCACCGGCCTGTTCTTCGCGGCCTGCCTGTTCTTCACCCCGCTGACGGCGATCGTCCCGGGTGAGGTCGCCGCCGCCGCGCTGGTCGTCATCGGAGCCATGATGATGATGAACGCCCGGCATGTGGACTGGTCCGACCGCGGCACCGCGATCCCGGTCTTCCTGACCGTCGTGATCATGCCGTTCACGTACTCCATCACCGCCGGCGTGGCGGCCGGGGTCCTCAGTTACGTCGCCATCAAGGCCGCCCAGCGCAAGGCCAGGGAGATCGGGGCGTTCATGTGGGGCCTGACGGTGATCTTCCTCGTCTACTTCGCCCTCAACCCGATAGAGAGCTGGCTGGGCGTCCACTAG
- a CDS encoding xanthine dehydrogenase family protein molybdopterin-binding subunit has protein sequence MGTTGTPTKITQGTKSKGGIGESTLRPDGTLKVTGEFAYSSDMWHEDMLWGQILRSTVAHAEIVSIDTSEALAQPGVYAVMTYDDLPTDVKNYGLEIQDTPVLAHGKVRHHGEPVAIVAADHPETARRAAAKIKVEYRELPVITDEASATAPDAILVHEGRTDHHIGHVSHPNIVHRQPIVRGNAEEAAKKADFIVRGEYTFGMQDQAFLGPESGLAVPAEDGGVDLYVATQWLHSDLRQIAPVLGLPEDKVRMTLSGVGGAFGGREDLSMQIHACLLALRTGKPVKIVYNRFESFFGHVHRHPAKLSYEHGATRDGKLTHLKARIVLDGGAYASASPAVVGNASSLGAGPYVIDDVDIEAIALYTNNPPCGAMRGFGAVQACFAYEAQMDKLADKVGMDRVEFRQLNAMEQGTLLPTGQPVDSPAPVAELLRRVKAMPLPPERQWESSEGADVRQLPGGLSNTTHGEGVVRGVGYAVGIKNVGFSEGFDDYSTAKVRMEVVGGEPVATVHTAMAEVGQGGVTVHAQIARTELGVTQVTIQPADTQVGSAGSTSASRQTYVTGGAVKNSCELVREKVLELGRRKFGTYHPAWATAELLLEGGKVVTDAGEVLAGLVDVLGDESVEVEAEWRHRPTEAFDLRTGQGFGHVQYSFAAHRAVVEVDTELGLVKVIELACAQDVGKALNPLSVIGQIQGGTTQGLGMAVMEEIIVDPKTAKVRNPSFTDYLIPTILDTPTIPVDVLELADDHAPYGLRGIGEAPTLSSTPAVLAAIRNATGLELNRTPVRPEHLTGK, from the coding sequence ATGGGAACCACGGGTACGCCCACCAAAATCACGCAGGGCACCAAGTCCAAGGGCGGCATCGGCGAGTCCACGCTCCGTCCGGACGGCACCCTCAAGGTCACCGGCGAGTTCGCGTACTCGTCCGACATGTGGCACGAGGACATGCTCTGGGGCCAGATCCTGCGTTCCACGGTCGCGCACGCCGAGATCGTGTCGATCGACACCTCCGAGGCCCTCGCGCAGCCCGGCGTCTACGCCGTCATGACGTACGACGACCTGCCGACCGACGTGAAGAACTACGGTCTGGAGATCCAGGACACCCCGGTCCTCGCCCACGGCAAGGTGCGCCACCACGGAGAGCCGGTCGCGATCGTCGCCGCCGACCACCCGGAGACCGCGCGCCGCGCCGCCGCCAAGATCAAGGTGGAATACCGCGAACTGCCGGTCATCACGGACGAGGCGTCCGCGACGGCGCCCGACGCGATCCTGGTCCACGAGGGCCGCACCGACCACCACATCGGCCATGTCTCGCACCCGAACATCGTGCACCGCCAGCCGATCGTCCGCGGCAACGCCGAAGAGGCCGCCAAGAAGGCCGACTTCATCGTCCGGGGCGAGTACACCTTCGGCATGCAGGACCAGGCCTTCCTCGGACCGGAGTCCGGCCTCGCCGTGCCCGCAGAGGACGGTGGCGTCGACCTCTACGTCGCCACCCAGTGGCTGCACTCCGACCTGCGCCAGATCGCGCCGGTCCTCGGCCTGCCCGAGGACAAGGTCCGTATGACGCTCTCCGGTGTCGGCGGCGCCTTCGGCGGCCGCGAGGACCTGTCGATGCAGATCCACGCCTGCCTGCTGGCGCTGCGCACCGGCAAGCCGGTCAAGATCGTCTATAACCGGTTCGAGTCCTTCTTCGGCCATGTGCACCGCCACCCGGCGAAGCTCTCCTACGAGCACGGGGCCACGCGCGACGGCAAGCTCACACATCTGAAGGCGCGCATCGTCCTTGACGGCGGCGCCTACGCGTCGGCCTCCCCGGCGGTCGTCGGCAACGCGTCCTCGCTGGGGGCGGGCCCGTACGTCATCGACGACGTCGACATCGAGGCCATCGCGCTCTACACCAACAACCCGCCGTGCGGCGCCATGCGCGGCTTCGGCGCGGTGCAGGCGTGCTTCGCGTACGAGGCCCAGATGGACAAGCTCGCCGACAAGGTGGGCATGGACCGGGTCGAGTTCCGTCAGCTGAACGCGATGGAGCAGGGCACGCTCCTGCCGACCGGACAGCCGGTCGACTCCCCGGCGCCGGTCGCCGAACTCCTGCGCCGCGTCAAGGCGATGCCGCTGCCGCCCGAGCGTCAGTGGGAGAGCAGCGAGGGCGCCGACGTGCGGCAGCTGCCGGGCGGTCTGTCCAACACCACGCACGGCGAAGGCGTCGTACGCGGTGTCGGCTACGCGGTCGGCATCAAGAACGTCGGCTTCTCCGAAGGGTTCGACGACTACTCGACCGCCAAGGTGCGGATGGAGGTGGTCGGTGGCGAGCCGGTCGCCACCGTGCACACCGCGATGGCGGAGGTCGGCCAGGGCGGTGTCACCGTCCACGCGCAGATCGCCCGCACCGAGCTGGGCGTCACACAGGTGACGATCCAGCCGGCCGACACCCAGGTGGGCAGCGCCGGTTCGACATCCGCGTCGCGTCAGACGTACGTCACCGGCGGCGCCGTCAAGAACTCCTGCGAGCTGGTCCGCGAGAAGGTCCTGGAGCTGGGCCGCCGCAAGTTCGGTACGTACCACCCCGCCTGGGCGACCGCCGAGCTGCTCCTGGAGGGCGGCAAGGTCGTCACCGACGCGGGCGAGGTCCTCGCCGGCCTCGTGGACGTACTCGGCGACGAGTCCGTCGAGGTCGAGGCCGAGTGGCGGCACCGCCCGACCGAGGCCTTCGACCTGCGGACCGGACAGGGCTTCGGCCACGTCCAGTACTCGTTCGCCGCGCACCGTGCGGTGGTCGAGGTCGACACCGAGCTGGGTCTGGTGAAGGTCATCGAACTGGCCTGCGCCCAGGACGTCGGCAAGGCGCTCAACCCGCTGTCCGTCATCGGCCAGATCCAGGGTGGTACGACCCAGGGCCTGGGCATGGCGGTCATGGAGGAGATCATCGTCGACCCGAAGACGGCGAAGGTCAGGAACCCCTCCTTCACGGACTACCTGATCCCCACCATCCTCGACACGCCGACCATCCCGGTCGACGTGCTCGAACTCGCCGACGACCACGCTCCCTACGGGCTGCGCGGCATCGGCGAGGCCCCGACCCTGTCGTCGACCCCGGCCGTCCTCGCGGCGATCCGGAACGCGACGGGTCTGGAACTCAACCGGACGCCCGTACGGCCGGAGCACCTGACCGGTAAGTAA
- a CDS encoding (2Fe-2S)-binding protein, whose protein sequence is MRVNFTVNGRPQEADDVWEGESLLYVLRERLGLPGSKNACEQGECGSCTVRLDGVPVCSCLVAAGQVEGREVITVEGLADYAEQRSCGTGSCGTSLQDAQRWESRPGDSRTGEGTGVSPRAALSPIQQAFIDAGAVQCGFCTPGLLVAADEMLERNPTPTDADIREALSGNLCRCTGYEKIMDAVRLAAARQSEAV, encoded by the coding sequence ATGCGCGTCAATTTCACGGTCAACGGCCGCCCGCAGGAAGCCGACGACGTGTGGGAGGGCGAGTCCCTGCTCTACGTCCTGCGCGAGCGCCTCGGCCTGCCGGGCTCCAAGAACGCCTGTGAGCAGGGTGAGTGCGGCTCCTGCACGGTCCGCTTGGACGGCGTGCCGGTGTGTTCGTGTCTGGTCGCGGCGGGCCAGGTCGAGGGCCGCGAGGTCATCACGGTCGAGGGCCTCGCGGACTACGCCGAGCAGCGCTCCTGCGGCACCGGTTCCTGCGGTACGTCGCTTCAGGACGCCCAGCGGTGGGAGTCCCGGCCGGGCGACTCCCGGACCGGCGAGGGCACCGGCGTCTCCCCGCGTGCGGCGCTCTCGCCGATCCAGCAGGCGTTCATCGACGCCGGCGCCGTCCAGTGCGGCTTCTGCACCCCGGGTCTGCTGGTCGCGGCGGACGAGATGCTGGAGCGCAACCCGACGCCGACCGACGCGGACATCCGCGAGGCGCTCTCCGGCAACCTCTGCCGCTGCACCGGTTACGAGAAAATCATGGATGCGGTCCGCCTCGCGGCCGCCCGGCAGTCCGAGGCGGTCTGA
- a CDS encoding helix-turn-helix domain-containing protein produces the protein MRLRALLDTDALGLRLLGGEGELDRTVRGVMTTDLKDPSRYLSGGELVLTGLAWRHDAADTEPFVRILAGAGVAALAAGEAELGDIPDDLVLACARHRLPLFAVNESVAFATITEHVVRQVSGERAGDLAAVVDRHRRMMTSGPAGGGPDVVLDLLGSDLDLRAWVLSPTGRPIAGSNLSGPLPATDVCARLAAEHLAAARTGRRGPHRVLVGTTTYSLFPVHSSGRSTGASRDVRETVLSDWLLAVEADAGDWPAERLDLLQGVTQLIAVERDRRDAARTVRRRLAQEVLELVQTGAAPAEIAARLRVAAPVLLPGLGSAPHWQVVVARVEWDGGEIEGGPVAQSLLEEILVDPLSTGAEHSDRIAVAHTGEEAVALVPLPAVSSEHDGSEAGLLADTLLEAVRDPLSAGLNDDGRLTLGVSAAVHSAEGLRGALEEARHARRVAAARPGRVCAAGHQELASHVLLLPFVPDDVRRAFTARLLDPLREYDRRHRAELIPTLEAFLDCDGSWTRCAARLHLHVNTLRYRVGRIEQLTSRDLSRLEDKLDFFLALRMS, from the coding sequence ATGCGGCTGCGCGCACTGCTGGACACCGACGCGCTGGGCCTGCGGCTGCTCGGCGGCGAGGGCGAGCTGGACCGCACCGTACGCGGTGTGATGACCACGGACCTCAAGGACCCCAGCCGCTACCTGTCGGGCGGCGAGCTGGTGCTCACGGGCCTGGCCTGGCGGCACGACGCCGCCGACACCGAGCCCTTCGTGCGCATTCTCGCGGGCGCGGGCGTCGCGGCGCTGGCCGCCGGTGAGGCGGAGCTGGGCGACATCCCGGACGACCTGGTCCTGGCCTGCGCCCGGCACCGGCTGCCGCTGTTCGCCGTCAACGAGTCGGTGGCCTTCGCGACGATCACCGAGCACGTCGTACGGCAGGTCTCCGGTGAGCGGGCCGGGGACCTCGCGGCCGTGGTCGACCGGCATCGGCGGATGATGACCTCGGGCCCGGCGGGCGGCGGCCCGGACGTGGTCCTGGACCTGCTCGGCTCCGACCTGGACCTGCGCGCCTGGGTGCTCTCCCCCACCGGGCGGCCCATCGCGGGCTCGAACCTCAGCGGCCCGCTGCCCGCCACGGACGTGTGCGCCCGGCTGGCCGCCGAGCACCTGGCGGCGGCGCGCACCGGGCGGCGGGGGCCGCACCGCGTGCTGGTAGGCACGACGACGTACTCGCTCTTCCCGGTCCACAGCAGCGGCCGGTCCACCGGCGCCTCCAGGGACGTACGCGAGACGGTGCTGTCCGACTGGCTGCTCGCCGTGGAGGCGGACGCCGGGGACTGGCCCGCCGAGCGCCTCGACCTGCTCCAGGGCGTCACACAGCTCATCGCGGTCGAGCGGGACCGGCGGGACGCGGCGCGCACCGTGCGGCGGCGGCTCGCCCAGGAGGTGCTCGAGCTGGTGCAGACCGGTGCCGCGCCCGCCGAGATCGCGGCCCGGCTGCGGGTCGCCGCGCCGGTGCTGCTGCCCGGCCTCGGGTCGGCGCCGCACTGGCAGGTCGTGGTGGCCCGGGTGGAGTGGGACGGCGGGGAGATCGAGGGCGGCCCGGTCGCCCAGTCGCTCCTCGAGGAGATCCTCGTCGACCCGCTGTCGACCGGAGCCGAGCACTCCGATCGCATCGCCGTGGCCCATACGGGTGAGGAGGCGGTCGCGCTCGTCCCCCTTCCGGCGGTTTCCTCGGAGCACGACGGCTCCGAGGCCGGGCTGCTCGCGGACACCCTGCTGGAGGCCGTACGCGACCCGCTGTCCGCGGGCCTGAACGACGACGGGCGGCTCACGCTCGGGGTCAGCGCGGCCGTGCACTCCGCGGAGGGGCTGCGCGGCGCCCTGGAGGAGGCCCGGCACGCCCGCCGGGTGGCCGCCGCCCGCCCCGGCCGGGTCTGCGCGGCGGGCCACCAGGAGCTGGCCTCGCACGTCCTGCTGCTCCCCTTCGTCCCGGACGACGTGCGCCGCGCCTTCACGGCCCGTCTGCTCGACCCCCTGCGGGAGTACGACCGCCGCCACCGCGCCGAGCTGATCCCGACCCTGGAGGCGTTCCTCGACTGCGACGGTTCGTGGACGCGCTGTGCCGCGCGTCTCCACCTGCACGTCAACACGTTGCGCTACCGGGTGGGACGCATCGAGCAGTTGACGAGTCGCGACCTCTCGCGCCTCGAGGACAAGCTGGACTTCTTCCTGGCATTGCGCATGAGCTGA